A stretch of the Proteus sp. ZN5 genome encodes the following:
- a CDS encoding TolC family protein: protein MKKIKHTVLLIGSILSLGGTGIQPANAILQTDSVNSFTIDIIDIHKEMEPPKRFLSQQNDKTQNLSSVESKQLKPADISLLHPHVDTQKVTLEKENEEVKSRQENKRVTPNNANISQNVINPINVIGSQSNILVPTQKTETRIEKQSLPSVVGLALNWHPSLRSSEYLARAAQDMIDGSRADYFPQVSVGMDNKLYENKDRYGNNNKGSDVRFTVRQMVYDFGKTSTRVDSAEISFAREKIVSLKSQQDLIYQVSQAYFYTSLYNNLVNIAQLQVEGFSEIEQLAMSRSSLGASTQADYVQSKNKLVSAQALLYSYKTQQARWSALLQNYTNNAVNYSQIPVITYANLSNVCYQYADHGAESIDILLAKYDHELAKKNMEYARLDNFPTIYLEGNYRTNVNKNDNVDYDPDRREIKLNVDIPLFEGGGKYSKMSQAANELLASQYQYETISINTKQQLNVALSQVTGNLSMMNSQKEKIQTAEKTRDLYLLQYKSLGTRPLIDVLNAEGDIHQSNIEYINNVIETNLQSLDCLLASGEINRVLEVPY from the coding sequence ATGAAAAAAATCAAACATACTGTTTTACTAATAGGATCAATTTTGTCATTAGGTGGCACTGGGATACAACCAGCAAACGCAATATTACAAACTGACTCTGTTAATTCTTTTACGATAGATATTATTGATATTCATAAAGAAATGGAACCGCCTAAACGTTTTTTATCTCAACAAAATGATAAGACACAAAATTTATCATCAGTAGAAAGCAAACAATTAAAACCTGCGGATATATCACTATTACATCCACATGTGGATACCCAAAAAGTGACATTAGAAAAAGAGAATGAAGAGGTTAAATCGAGACAAGAAAATAAGCGTGTAACGCCTAATAACGCCAATATATCTCAGAATGTGATAAACCCAATTAATGTTATTGGCTCTCAATCTAATATATTAGTACCAACACAAAAAACCGAAACACGTATTGAGAAACAGTCACTCCCTTCTGTGGTGGGATTAGCTTTAAATTGGCACCCATCATTAAGAAGTAGTGAATACTTAGCGAGAGCAGCTCAAGACATGATTGATGGATCACGAGCAGATTATTTTCCACAAGTCAGCGTGGGAATGGATAATAAGCTCTATGAAAATAAGGATCGGTATGGAAATAATAATAAAGGTTCGGATGTTCGTTTTACCGTCAGACAAATGGTGTATGATTTTGGGAAAACGTCTACAAGAGTGGATTCTGCAGAAATTTCTTTTGCCCGAGAAAAAATAGTTTCTTTAAAAAGTCAGCAAGATCTGATTTATCAAGTCTCACAAGCTTACTTTTATACTTCTCTTTATAATAATTTAGTGAATATTGCTCAATTACAGGTGGAAGGCTTTAGTGAGATAGAACAATTAGCGATGAGCCGTTCTTCATTAGGAGCCTCTACACAAGCTGACTATGTACAAAGTAAAAATAAACTTGTTTCAGCACAAGCATTGCTCTATAGCTATAAAACACAACAAGCACGATGGAGTGCATTATTACAAAATTACACGAATAATGCGGTAAACTATTCTCAAATTCCTGTCATTACTTATGCCAATCTTTCTAATGTTTGTTATCAATATGCAGATCATGGGGCAGAATCAATCGATATATTACTGGCTAAATATGATCATGAACTTGCAAAGAAAAATATGGAATATGCACGATTAGATAATTTCCCAACAATTTATTTAGAAGGAAATTATCGAACAAATGTCAATAAAAACGATAATGTAGATTATGATCCAGATAGAAGAGAGATTAAACTTAACGTGGATATTCCTTTATTTGAAGGGGGAGGTAAATATTCAAAAATGTCTCAAGCAGCGAATGAATTACTCGCTAGCCAGTATCAATATGAAACAATATCGATCAATACTAAGCAGCAATTAAATGTCGCGTTATCTCAAGTAACGGGTAATTTATCTATGATGAATTCACAAAAAGAAAAAATACAAACAGCAGAAAAAACAAGAGACCTTTATTTATTACAATACAAAAGTTTAGGCACAAGGCCTTTGATTGATGTATTGAATGCTGAAGGAGATATTCATCAATCTAACATTGAATATATTAATAATGTGATTGAAACAAATTTACAGAGTTTAGATTGTTTATTAGCGTCTGGTGAAATTAATCGAGTTTTAGAAGTTCCCTATTGA
- a CDS encoding HlyD family efflux transporter periplasmic adaptor subunit, whose product MKNKQNNPSNTVSPDEMNKLVKELESLNQQHNQGVQQTQEEKVGFFKRIKNLIADYRYITNKKDKDLYLIEDSIGDAAEFGLIDDTKASRANRIIMAIFTFLFIMVIWAYFAEVAEVTKGNGKIIPSSKEQLIQSLDGGIVTNIFVREGDIVQVGQTLATLDSTRTASSLEESQAKYNTALATSIRLKAEVDQHKLVNLVFPEELQTQIELINYENKLYLSRKQKLTQTLANLQKSKHIIRQQLNINKELARQGASSTVEVLRLEKELIDLESKTQEYTSDFYVTARQELAKIMAEIDSLAPLIKGRQDFVQKTTITSPVKGIVKNIQNSTIGGVVPPNGILMDIVPLEDTLIIEAKISPKDIAFIHPGQQAKVKITAYDYAIYGGLEGTVNVISPDTVKDEVKSDVTYYKIYIKTDKDYLVNKAGKSFSITPGMIASVEITTGSKTVLQYLIKPFNKINEALRER is encoded by the coding sequence ATGAAAAATAAACAAAATAATCCATCGAATACTGTATCTCCTGATGAGATGAATAAGTTGGTGAAAGAATTAGAAAGTTTAAATCAACAACATAATCAAGGAGTACAGCAGACTCAAGAAGAAAAAGTGGGATTTTTCAAACGGATAAAAAATCTTATTGCTGATTATCGTTATATTACGAATAAAAAAGATAAAGATCTCTATCTTATTGAAGACAGTATTGGTGATGCGGCTGAATTTGGTTTGATTGATGATACTAAAGCCAGTAGAGCAAATCGTATCATCATGGCTATCTTTACTTTTTTATTTATTATGGTGATTTGGGCTTATTTTGCTGAAGTTGCCGAGGTGACAAAAGGGAATGGGAAAATCATTCCAAGTTCTAAAGAGCAACTTATTCAATCTCTAGATGGTGGGATTGTAACTAATATTTTTGTGAGAGAAGGGGATATTGTTCAAGTTGGACAAACGTTAGCGACATTAGATTCAACAAGAACAGCATCAAGCCTAGAAGAATCACAAGCGAAATATAATACAGCTCTAGCAACATCTATTCGGTTAAAAGCCGAAGTTGATCAACATAAATTAGTTAATTTAGTTTTCCCTGAAGAGTTACAAACACAAATTGAATTAATTAATTATGAAAATAAACTTTATTTATCACGTAAACAAAAACTTACCCAAACACTCGCTAATTTGCAAAAGAGTAAGCACATTATTCGTCAGCAATTAAATATTAATAAAGAGCTTGCTCGGCAAGGTGCCAGTAGTACCGTCGAAGTATTAAGATTAGAAAAGGAATTGATTGATTTAGAAAGTAAAACACAAGAATACACCTCGGATTTTTATGTTACTGCACGACAAGAGCTAGCGAAAATAATGGCTGAAATAGATAGCTTGGCACCTTTAATTAAAGGGCGGCAAGATTTTGTACAAAAAACAACGATTACATCACCGGTTAAAGGTATTGTGAAAAATATCCAGAATTCAACAATTGGTGGCGTGGTTCCTCCAAATGGCATTTTAATGGATATTGTCCCGTTGGAAGATACATTAATTATTGAAGCTAAAATATCACCAAAAGATATAGCCTTTATTCATCCAGGGCAACAAGCCAAAGTTAAAATAACGGCTTATGATTATGCTATTTATGGTGGATTAGAAGGAACTGTCAATGTTATTTCACCGGATACGGTAAAAGATGAAGTTAAAAGCGATGTGACATATTACAAAATATATATCAAAACCGATAAAGATTATTTAGTGAATAAGGCGGGAAAATCATTTTCTATTACGCCAGGTATGATTGCTTCAGTCGAAATAACAACGGGCAGTAAAACAGTATTGCAGTATTTAATTAAGCCATTTAATAAAATTAATGAAGCATTAAGAGAACGGTAA
- a CDS encoding helix-turn-helix transcriptional regulator has product MRNVPLKSVDSLDRDVIALGTDYLPNTLLETHQHRRAQFLYPATGLIEVSTDDGEWVIPPSCGVWIPPETGHETRMLDVSTRSLYIEPSAAPRYSKQCEVVSVSPLFRQLLLEAVDVPAEYDKKGRDGLLMQLILCELAKAKPLPFFAPIPQDSKLAKLCRDFIRNPKIDSLPQQWADKLHKSERSFSRFFRQQTGMSFSQWRQQVCLLNSLTQILSGRGITEIAFDLGYNSAGSFSTMFKKQMGQSPSHFSMDALDIDRF; this is encoded by the coding sequence GTGAGAAATGTACCTTTAAAAAGCGTTGATTCACTTGACCGAGATGTTATTGCGCTGGGTACAGACTATTTACCCAATACGTTGTTAGAAACGCATCAACATCGTCGAGCCCAATTTTTATATCCTGCAACGGGTTTAATTGAAGTGAGTACAGATGATGGTGAGTGGGTTATTCCACCGTCTTGTGGTGTGTGGATCCCACCAGAAACTGGGCATGAAACGCGTATGTTAGATGTGAGCACTCGAAGCTTGTATATTGAGCCTTCCGCAGCACCTCGATATAGCAAACAATGTGAGGTTGTCAGTGTTTCTCCTCTTTTTCGCCAACTATTACTTGAAGCCGTAGATGTGCCCGCAGAATATGATAAAAAAGGACGAGATGGTCTTTTAATGCAGCTCATCCTATGTGAATTAGCGAAAGCAAAACCGTTACCATTTTTTGCACCTATTCCACAAGACAGTAAATTAGCTAAATTATGTCGTGATTTTATTCGTAATCCCAAAATAGATTCTTTACCGCAACAATGGGCAGATAAATTACATAAAAGTGAGCGCTCTTTTAGCCGTTTTTTCCGCCAACAAACAGGAATGTCATTTTCACAATGGCGACAACAAGTCTGTTTATTGAATTCATTAACACAAATCTTATCAGGACGCGGTATTACTGAAATTGCCTTTGATTTGGGTTATAACAGCGCCGGTTCATTCTCCACGATGTTTAAAAAACAGATGGGGCAATCGCCTTCCCACTTTAGTATGGATGCACTGGATATCGATAGGTTTTAG
- a CDS encoding DMSO/selenate family reductase complex A subunit — MSNQSDHDSDTKSILNDVSRRHFIQASSALVTLPFLASNSFAATTDNAIPAKSITTEDGERVVSTCSSFDCGGKCDIRAHVKDGKVTRISTRPDADLDEEMPIMRACVRGRGYRKFVYHPDRLKYPMKRVGKRGEGKFERITWEEATTLIAQNMQRINQQYGPASRFVSLSTGVTGGIFSGANMLRRLFNITGGFLENYHSVSNGNTLAVTPYTYGTAASGSTLDTLENTPLVILWGHNPNETIFGHSNHFFQKMKKNGTKFIVVDPRYSDTASSLADQWIPLLPTTDNAMMDAMMYVIVSENLHDQAFIDKYTVGFDEHQMPEGVGENESLVAYLMGKKDGVKKTPEWAETITKVPADTIKQLAREYASTKPAALMQGWGPQRHICGERTARGATLLATITGNVGVRGGWAAGYGMALNSELRKTIAGPSLLTNPVKAKINITNWVQACEDKNLVTPQNGLLNAEKLDTEIKMIFSMAGNYMTNQNTDILHAAKVLEDESKVEFIVCSDLYLTPSAKYADILLPETSFLERWNIGGTWSYGDYIILSEKVIEPEFERRTDYDWLREVADKLGVGEQFSEGKETDRDWIEYLVDDASVKRPEDGIPTFKELLVKRRHLLKHRPHTQNVAFEKNIQDIENNPFPTPSGKIEIFSKRLYDMNNVDIPALSHYVPAIEGPEDTLTDKFPLQLITWKGRNRANSTQFANPWLQEVQRQELWLNPLDAQDRNIKEGEKVKVYNDRGITMVPVKLTQRIMPGVVALQAGAWWQPDAKGIDQGGCANVLTSSRSTAMAHGNAHQTLLVEVAKA; from the coding sequence ATGAGCAATCAGTCCGATCACGATAGTGATACAAAGAGCATTCTCAACGATGTTAGCCGCCGTCACTTTATTCAAGCGAGCTCAGCATTAGTCACCCTTCCTTTTCTCGCATCAAACTCTTTTGCTGCGACAACAGATAACGCTATCCCAGCAAAATCAATAACAACCGAAGATGGTGAGCGCGTTGTTTCAACTTGTAGTAGCTTTGACTGTGGCGGTAAATGTGACATTCGTGCGCATGTAAAAGATGGCAAAGTTACCCGTATTAGCACACGCCCAGATGCTGATTTAGATGAAGAAATGCCAATTATGCGTGCTTGTGTACGAGGCCGTGGTTATCGTAAATTTGTCTATCATCCAGATCGTTTAAAATACCCAATGAAACGCGTTGGTAAACGTGGCGAAGGCAAATTTGAACGCATCACTTGGGAAGAAGCAACCACCCTTATTGCGCAAAACATGCAACGTATTAACCAGCAATATGGTCCAGCATCTCGCTTTGTCAGCTTAAGTACAGGTGTTACTGGCGGTATTTTTTCTGGTGCAAATATGTTACGTCGCCTGTTTAATATCACAGGTGGTTTTCTGGAAAACTATCACTCGGTCAGTAACGGTAATACCCTTGCAGTCACCCCTTATACTTACGGCACAGCCGCCAGTGGTAGTACACTCGACACGTTAGAAAATACCCCTCTTGTGATTTTATGGGGCCATAACCCTAACGAAACGATTTTTGGTCATTCAAACCATTTCTTCCAAAAAATGAAGAAAAACGGCACTAAATTTATTGTCGTTGACCCACGTTATTCAGATACTGCGTCTTCTTTAGCTGATCAGTGGATACCGCTACTGCCAACAACGGATAACGCCATGATGGATGCGATGATGTATGTCATCGTAAGCGAAAATCTGCACGATCAAGCCTTTATCGATAAATACACTGTTGGCTTTGATGAGCACCAAATGCCTGAAGGTGTGGGTGAAAATGAGTCTTTAGTTGCCTATTTAATGGGTAAAAAAGATGGTGTTAAGAAAACCCCAGAATGGGCTGAAACCATCACTAAAGTGCCTGCTGATACTATTAAACAATTAGCTCGTGAATATGCATCAACAAAACCGGCGGCATTGATGCAAGGTTGGGGGCCTCAGCGCCATATTTGTGGTGAGCGGACGGCGCGTGGCGCGACATTACTTGCGACTATCACTGGTAATGTGGGTGTTCGTGGTGGTTGGGCTGCTGGCTATGGCATGGCTTTAAACTCTGAATTGCGTAAAACCATTGCAGGGCCAAGTCTATTAACTAACCCAGTAAAAGCGAAAATCAATATCACCAACTGGGTACAAGCGTGTGAAGATAAAAATTTAGTCACGCCACAAAATGGGTTACTGAACGCCGAGAAACTTGATACTGAAATCAAGATGATCTTCTCAATGGCGGGTAACTACATGACAAACCAAAATACCGATATTCTTCATGCTGCGAAAGTACTTGAAGATGAATCGAAAGTAGAATTTATCGTTTGTAGTGATCTCTATTTAACACCAAGTGCAAAATACGCCGACATTTTACTACCAGAAACCAGCTTCTTAGAACGCTGGAATATCGGTGGTACATGGAGCTATGGCGACTACATTATTCTTTCTGAAAAAGTGATTGAGCCTGAGTTTGAGCGTCGTACTGACTACGACTGGTTACGTGAAGTTGCCGATAAATTAGGTGTAGGCGAGCAATTTAGCGAAGGCAAAGAGACTGACCGCGATTGGATTGAATATTTAGTCGATGACGCCAGTGTTAAACGCCCTGAAGACGGTATTCCAACCTTTAAAGAGTTGTTAGTTAAACGTCGTCATCTATTAAAACATCGCCCACATACTCAAAATGTGGCGTTTGAGAAAAATATCCAAGATATCGAGAATAATCCATTCCCAACGCCATCGGGCAAAATTGAGATTTTCTCTAAGCGTTTATATGACATGAATAATGTCGATATTCCTGCGCTCTCTCATTATGTCCCCGCCATTGAAGGTCCTGAAGATACGTTAACGGATAAATTCCCGTTACAACTTATCACATGGAAAGGGCGTAACCGCGCAAACTCAACGCAATTTGCCAACCCTTGGTTGCAAGAAGTACAGCGCCAAGAACTCTGGTTAAACCCGTTAGATGCTCAAGATAGAAACATCAAAGAAGGCGAGAAAGTCAAAGTGTATAACGATCGTGGGATCACGATGGTTCCCGTCAAATTAACACAACGAATTATGCCTGGTGTCGTCGCCTTACAAGCAGGTGCTTGGTGGCAACCTGATGCAAAAGGCATAGATCAAGGTGGATGTGCCAACGTATTAACATCATCCCGTAGCACCGCAATGGCACACGGCAATGCTCACCAAACATTATTGGTCGAGGTAGCAAAAGCATGA
- a CDS encoding type I secretion system permease/ATPase, translating to MENSENNNAHCYLENYKEAIINIANHYRLDFSPENINITAKWYENNISYDDVIKLLARQCCLVAKFIDSKKFKFNVWSLPVVIESHDGRVGIVQNIKGNNATILFSGDYGLAVDVDIDTLKENIKRIAIFRPMVDRPDPRVDLYIKPTEKHWLWRILLRDVSPYKYVIMATFIINVLGLAGITYSMQTYDRIIPSQSYSTMFVLVVGVLIAFIFDYILKMLRYGVIDLLGKKADLRMSDRVYGHSLRIKDSNRPPSTGSFISQLRDLEQIREMMTSSTVAAIADLPFFLFFLFIIYMIGGIICVIPLAGFFLMITPGLLAQKKLFVLANEAMRESTLRSGMIVESVQGLDDIKAMQAEYRFQQQWIHYTKTSAEASLKLKHLTHKLSSMAYFIQNSVFVGVICMGTPLVISGELSTGALVASSILSSRMMGPISQMANIITRWQQTKVSIKGLTSIMELPVDHPTSIKKVHLPFIKGHYKLENIGFKFNQNSQNYAIYINELEIKPGEKIAIIGRNGAGKSSLLSALFGKMEYQEGTITLDNIELNTLDPSDLRRDVGYLSQNAKLFYGTIRDNVTLGNPLATDEEIYQVLEETGAAEFINKLPEGINYIIQEGGVGISGGQKQSLLLSRLLLKKPTTLLLDEPTASLDDITEANFIKNIEKTSLGKTFIITTHRKKLLELVDRIIVVSGGKIVLDKPKAVALKMLSGVTDEK from the coding sequence ATGGAAAATAGTGAAAATAATAACGCTCATTGCTATTTAGAAAATTATAAAGAAGCGATTATAAATATAGCTAATCATTATCGATTGGATTTTTCGCCAGAAAATATCAACATTACGGCTAAATGGTATGAAAATAATATTTCTTATGATGATGTAATTAAGCTATTAGCTAGACAATGTTGTTTGGTTGCTAAATTTATAGACAGCAAAAAATTTAAATTTAATGTTTGGTCATTACCCGTTGTTATTGAAAGTCATGATGGCAGAGTAGGAATAGTTCAAAATATAAAAGGTAATAACGCAACAATATTATTTAGTGGTGATTATGGTCTAGCTGTTGATGTTGATATAGATACGCTAAAAGAAAATATAAAACGAATTGCTATTTTTAGACCAATGGTTGACAGGCCTGACCCAAGAGTGGATTTATATATTAAACCCACAGAAAAGCATTGGCTATGGCGTATTTTATTAAGAGATGTTTCTCCTTATAAATATGTCATTATGGCAACATTTATTATTAATGTCTTGGGTTTGGCTGGGATCACTTATTCTATGCAAACCTATGATAGGATTATTCCATCCCAATCTTATTCAACGATGTTTGTTTTGGTTGTGGGTGTATTGATTGCTTTTATCTTTGATTATATTCTTAAAATGTTACGTTATGGCGTAATTGATTTATTAGGAAAAAAAGCTGATTTACGCATGTCAGATCGTGTTTATGGGCATTCTTTAAGGATAAAAGACAGTAATCGCCCACCTTCTACAGGTTCTTTTATTTCTCAGTTGCGCGATCTTGAACAAATTAGAGAAATGATGACGTCTAGTACCGTCGCAGCCATTGCAGATTTACCCTTCTTTCTCTTTTTCCTCTTTATTATTTATATGATTGGCGGAATTATTTGCGTCATTCCATTAGCGGGTTTTTTCTTAATGATAACGCCAGGGTTATTAGCACAGAAAAAACTTTTTGTACTTGCCAACGAAGCAATGAGAGAAAGCACATTACGTAGCGGTATGATTGTTGAATCAGTTCAAGGACTTGATGATATAAAAGCCATGCAGGCAGAGTACCGTTTTCAACAGCAATGGATCCATTATACAAAAACGAGTGCCGAAGCCAGTTTAAAGCTAAAACACCTAACGCATAAATTAAGTAGCATGGCTTATTTTATTCAAAATAGTGTTTTTGTGGGAGTGATTTGTATGGGAACTCCTTTAGTTATCAGTGGTGAGCTTTCCACTGGGGCACTTGTCGCTTCTTCTATATTAAGTTCTCGAATGATGGGGCCTATTTCTCAAATGGCGAATATCATTACGCGTTGGCAGCAAACTAAGGTATCAATAAAAGGGCTGACGTCTATTATGGAGTTACCCGTTGATCATCCTACGTCTATTAAAAAAGTCCATTTACCTTTTATTAAAGGTCATTATAAATTAGAAAATATTGGCTTTAAATTTAATCAAAATAGCCAAAATTATGCGATATATATAAATGAACTAGAAATTAAACCCGGTGAGAAAATCGCGATTATAGGTCGTAACGGTGCGGGTAAATCCTCTTTACTTTCGGCACTTTTTGGTAAGATGGAATATCAAGAGGGAACAATAACATTAGATAATATTGAATTAAATACCTTAGATCCTTCAGATTTACGTAGAGATGTGGGTTATTTAAGCCAAAATGCCAAATTATTTTACGGTACTATTCGAGATAATGTGACATTAGGAAATCCATTAGCCACCGATGAAGAAATTTATCAAGTTCTTGAGGAAACAGGTGCTGCTGAATTTATAAATAAATTACCAGAAGGGATTAATTATATTATTCAAGAAGGTGGTGTTGGTATTTCAGGAGGGCAAAAACAATCATTATTATTGAGTCGTTTATTATTGAAAAAACCAACAACTTTACTATTGGATGAGCCAACTGCATCTCTTGATGATATTACTGAAGCTAATTTTATTAAGAATATTGAAAAAACATCTCTTGGAAAAACATTTATTATTACCACTCATAGAAAAAAATTATTAGAACTGGTGGATCGCATTATTGTTGTTTCGGGTGGCAAGATTGTATTGGATAAACCCAAAGCGGTTGCATTAAAAATGCTTTCAGGAGTAACAGATGAAAAATAA